From a single Caldalkalibacillus salinus genomic region:
- a CDS encoding aspartate kinase: MSIIVQKFGGTSVGTIEKIQHVAQKVKKEVDQGNQLVVVVSAMGKSTDQLVDMANQLTPNPAAREMDMLLTTGEQVTISLLAMALHQLGLDATSMTGWQAGIQTESVHGSARVQDIEIGKVQNKLSKGSVVVVAGFQGVSQDGQITTLGRGGSDTTAVALAAALKAERCDIFTDVTGVYTADPRVVPKASKLEQISYDEMLELANLGAGVLHPRAVECAKNNDVYLTVRSTFSEEEGTLVKEEVTVEDGIIVHGVAHDEEMTKVTVRGMKKEIGALSRVFKTLASKQINVDIIINQSMYDTDITNIAFSIDSEDLEATLHVLEDNKESLGYEDIIYEENLAKVSIVGAGMISNPGVAADMFDSLSREEIEIKMVSTSEIKVSCVVPAANMVKAVQVLHNTFNLDKVEETEKVNA, translated from the coding sequence TTGAGTATCATCGTTCAGAAGTTTGGCGGAACATCTGTAGGAACGATCGAAAAAATTCAGCACGTTGCTCAAAAAGTGAAAAAAGAAGTGGATCAGGGAAACCAGCTTGTTGTGGTGGTATCAGCAATGGGAAAATCCACTGATCAGCTAGTGGATATGGCCAATCAGCTGACGCCAAATCCGGCGGCACGAGAGATGGATATGCTTTTAACGACGGGTGAACAGGTCACCATATCACTGCTAGCGATGGCGTTACATCAACTTGGCTTAGACGCCACCTCGATGACAGGGTGGCAAGCAGGCATTCAAACCGAAAGTGTTCATGGCAGTGCCAGAGTCCAAGATATCGAGATTGGAAAGGTTCAGAATAAATTGTCTAAGGGGAGCGTTGTTGTCGTTGCCGGCTTCCAAGGTGTAAGCCAGGATGGACAAATTACAACCCTTGGAAGAGGGGGTTCAGATACGACGGCTGTCGCTCTAGCAGCAGCGCTAAAGGCTGAACGTTGTGACATATTCACAGATGTCACCGGTGTTTATACCGCAGACCCAAGAGTTGTACCGAAAGCAAGCAAACTTGAGCAAATTAGCTATGATGAAATGTTAGAGCTAGCTAATCTTGGTGCAGGGGTTTTGCACCCGAGAGCAGTTGAATGTGCCAAGAATAACGATGTTTATCTGACAGTTAGATCGACGTTTAGTGAGGAAGAAGGAACGTTAGTGAAGGAGGAAGTGACAGTGGAGGACGGTATTATTGTACATGGTGTAGCCCATGATGAAGAGATGACGAAGGTGACTGTAAGAGGAATGAAGAAAGAAATTGGGGCCTTATCCCGAGTGTTTAAAACACTCGCAAGCAAACAAATCAACGTCGATATTATTATCAACCAAAGCATGTATGATACGGATATCACCAATATTGCCTTTTCAATCGATAGTGAGGATCTTGAAGCGACGCTACATGTCCTCGAGGACAATAAAGAGTCACTAGGATATGAAGATATTATTTATGAAGAAAATTTAGCTAAGGTATCTATTGTTGGAGCAGGCATGATCTCGAACCCGGGTGTAGCGGCAGACATGTTTGATAGCCTTAGTCGTGAGGAAATCGAAATTAAGATGGTCTCAACATCCGAAATTAAAGTGTCATGTGTTGTACCAGCTGCTAATATGGTAAAAGCAGTGCAAGTCCTACACAACACTTTTAATCTAGATAAAGTAGAAGAAACGGAAAAAGTAAACGCTTAA
- a CDS encoding DUF2507 domain-containing protein — MISEKKAHSASADTKFLKMKGQAVPLYGYHILREHVMKEITGEHQSAILYWAGKNLAEHLRIHTFEQCRDLFLEMGWGYLEKVHSSSHIYRYTLESPFFASRQVDQNQSTFALECGFLTEAIAQIENKQTEGEFKAFISQENQGVQFTIYLQEKGES; from the coding sequence TTGATTAGTGAAAAAAAAGCTCATTCCGCTTCAGCAGATACAAAATTTCTAAAAATGAAAGGGCAGGCCGTACCACTTTATGGTTACCATATACTCCGCGAACATGTCATGAAAGAAATAACGGGAGAACACCAAAGTGCCATTCTATATTGGGCTGGTAAGAACCTAGCCGAGCACCTTCGAATCCACACATTTGAACAGTGTCGCGACCTTTTCTTAGAAATGGGGTGGGGGTATCTAGAAAAAGTTCATTCCTCTTCCCATATCTATCGTTACACGTTAGAGTCTCCATTTTTCGCAAGCCGACAGGTTGACCAAAACCAGTCTACTTTTGCACTAGAGTGTGGCTTTCTCACAGAGGCCATTGCTCAAATTGAAAACAAGCAGACTGAAGGTGAGTTCAAAGCATTCATTAGTCAAGAAAATCAAGGGGTACAGTTCACCATCTATCTACAAGAAAAAGGGGAAAGCTAA
- a CDS encoding TrkH family potassium uptake protein: protein MKLNQFLTPFRIIILSYFILILISSILLYLPFSQQPGAALSFSEAFFTAASAISVTGLIVVNTPETFSPIGIIILSVIIQLGGIGIMTLGTFVWMIMGKKIVLSQRMLIMVDQNQVNLAGLVNLMKNILGIAILIELIGAMILGTYYLNYFDVWYEAYYQGAFASLTAFTNAGFDITGNSLIPFAHDYFVQLVTILLILAGAIGFPVLVELREYFSGKHEKYRFSLFTKITVSTYMFLLVFGTVSIWLLERGQHYAGMVWHEQLFFSLFNSVTARSAGLATMDITYYSIPTLLLISGLMIVGASPSSVGGGIRTTTLAVMFLTIRSFALGKKDVKVFGRELHDEDIRKSFIVLSVFIFILFTSIILISSIERDSGLELMAIIFEVSSAFGTCGLSMGITSELSTLSQFILVLLMFIGRIGLVALLFSMKRADTKTHYHYPVERVIIG, encoded by the coding sequence ATGAAACTGAATCAATTTCTTACACCATTTCGCATTATCATATTGAGTTATTTCATTTTAATTCTAATTTCATCCATACTGCTCTATTTACCTTTTTCACAACAACCTGGCGCGGCATTATCATTTAGCGAGGCTTTTTTCACCGCAGCTAGCGCAATCAGTGTGACCGGTTTAATCGTGGTGAATACACCTGAGACTTTTAGCCCGATAGGCATCATCATATTATCCGTTATTATTCAACTCGGTGGTATTGGTATTATGACCCTCGGTACCTTTGTGTGGATGATTATGGGTAAAAAGATAGTCCTATCACAACGCATGTTGATCATGGTCGATCAGAACCAGGTTAACCTAGCGGGGCTCGTAAATTTGATGAAAAATATCCTTGGAATTGCGATACTCATTGAATTAATCGGGGCCATGATTTTGGGGACCTATTATTTAAATTATTTTGATGTATGGTATGAGGCCTATTATCAAGGGGCGTTTGCTAGCTTAACAGCCTTTACGAACGCTGGATTTGACATAACCGGAAATTCTCTTATTCCATTTGCTCATGACTATTTTGTTCAACTGGTAACGATCCTTTTGATCTTAGCCGGTGCAATTGGATTTCCAGTTTTAGTGGAATTAAGAGAGTATTTCAGTGGCAAGCATGAAAAATATCGTTTTTCATTATTCACAAAAATAACCGTCTCTACTTACATGTTTTTACTCGTTTTTGGGACTGTATCTATTTGGCTGTTAGAACGAGGGCAACACTATGCAGGTATGGTTTGGCATGAACAGCTATTCTTTTCCTTGTTTAACTCGGTTACTGCTAGAAGCGCTGGGTTAGCTACCATGGACATCACCTATTATAGCATCCCTACATTGCTGCTCATTTCTGGCCTCATGATTGTCGGTGCAAGTCCTTCCAGTGTGGGAGGAGGGATCCGTACGACAACACTCGCTGTGATGTTTCTAACAATACGCTCTTTTGCTTTAGGAAAAAAGGACGTCAAAGTGTTTGGTCGGGAACTCCATGATGAAGATATTAGAAAATCTTTTATTGTCCTTTCGGTGTTTATTTTTATACTGTTCACTTCAATTATCCTGATTAGCTCCATTGAGCGTGATTCAGGCTTAGAGTTAATGGCGATTATCTTTGAGGTGAGCTCGGCCTTTGGAACTTGTGGCTTGTCTATGGGTATTACGTCAGAATTGTCTACGCTAAGTCAGTTTATACTTGTGCTACTCATGTTCATCGGTAGAATTGGACTGGTCGCGCTACTCTTCTCCATGAAGCGGGCAGATACTAAGACGCATTATCATTACCCTGTGGAAAGAGTCATTATAGGTTAA